The Deinococcus gobiensis I-0 sequence GCGATTTGACAGAGACTGATCCTCTGTGGGACTGGACCGGCTTCGACCACCTTTATCTCGATCCGAGTGTGACGAAGGACGAGCGGGAGCATCGCCGGCAGAAGGAACTCCCTCAGGTGCGGGCAAACCTGTCCCTGCAATGGGCACTTCAGGTCGTGCATCCCGTCCTCGATCTGTACCCCCGAGCGCACGAGACGCATCTGGAGGAGGTGTGCTGGCTCCTGCAGGAGAGTTTCGGGCACCTGTTCGCGTGTGCCCGGCAACGGGGGGTGCAGATTCCGGGGGAAGCCCAGTGGCGCTCGATGCTCGAACCCCTGGGATGGATGCGTGCCTCCCCGCTGACCGTACAGGAGCAGGAGCAGGTGCGTGGACGGCTCCATGCCCTCTCGACGAGCATCACGGCGGCCGCGCTCCAGGCCCAGCAAGAAGAGACGTCTATGCCCGCAGAGGAGATCGTGGCTCCCGAGGCCGTCGAGTGGTCAGCCGACCTGGATGACCAAAGATCGGCCTCGACGGCGATGGACGCGAGTGTTGATCAGCAGTTTGAGCGTCCTCAACCGCAGCTCACCCCGCCACGACCGGAAGCCCCGCACGTGCTTCAGGCGCGAGCGTTACTGGCCGGGCGACCGATCACGCTCATTGGGGGGGTGCCCTCCGAGCCGCACAAGCTGGCGCTCGAGCGGGCACTGGAGGTCCGAGTGGACTGGATTCCTTCGATGCAGTACCAGCATGGCGCGCATGCCGGGAAGCACGTGACAGAGGAGACGGCCGCGGTCATCCTGGCGATCCGGTGGATGGGGCACGCCCACATGGGCCTGCGGGATATCGCGCGGGCACAGGGGGTGCCGTGCGTGATGCTGCCGAGCGGGTTGAACCCCTCGAATGTGGCGTGGCATCTCGTGGAGCAGGTGGGGCATCAGCTGTCGGGCGGGGAGCGCTTGGAGGCGTAGGCCGAGCGCACCTCGCAGCCGCCCCTGCCCCGGCGGGGGAGGACGTAATGGCCGTAGCCAAAGAACAGCGCGGTCTGCTCAGCGAGATCGGTCGGGAAGTCCGAGAGGTCAAGCACCTCACCTTGGTCGTCGAGCAAGGTGAGGCCCAGTTGCGCGGATACCAGGACAGTCGCCGCTTCCGGGCAACAGTTCAGAATTGTCCCTGTCAGATCCTGAAGGGCTTGCCGGGTCACCTCGACCTGGGACGCTGGGACGATGATAGAGAAGAAGGAGGCCATGTGAACTCCAGCGTATGCTCAGGTCTGGTGGGCCCGTACAGGTTCGATACCGCGACGCTAGGATAATTTGAGGTAGGAGACCTACTGTATGGATTTCGGAGTGATTTACCAGTTTGTTTTAGGAGAGCGTATTGAGCCTTTGTCCATTGGTACACAGGCAGCAATTGACTCAGCGGCAGCTGCCGCCAGTGCAGCTGAGGCGACTTGGTGGTCTGTTCGTATCAGTGTAATTGCGCTTTTTCTTACTGGGCTTGCGGCAATTTTTACGGGGTTCTCTCTAACAGCATGGCGAAATCAAACTGTAGGGGAGAAGGAGTTTAATTCTTTAATTGAAACATACCAGATATTACGTGATATTAAGGCAGAAATTCATAATATAAGACTCACTGCTATACTAGAAGGCCAAGCGAGCGATAATGAAAGGAGTCATAACTTCCGCCAACAACTTTCATCATTAAATAGTAGTCTTTTAGGAAAAACAGTGGGCCTTGATTTAGTTTGGGGTAAAGAATTTAAAAAATAAGAGAAGATGTGGAAGAAGAAATTAATAGTCTGGCTAGAGCATCTCGTATGATATACGAGCCAAATGCACAGGGCATACTACCACAACACCATCATGTTATGAATAGATTTGCACCAAGAGAGGTATCACATCCTTATATGCTTCAGGGGCCTCCTATTATCAACCCTGAAGAGCAAGAAATTGCTAAGAGAGAGATTATAGCAAGAAGCGATGCAAAGTTCGATGCTCTTGAAGAATGGATAGCAAAACGACTCTCTCGATACATTCCTAAAAATAAGAAGCATTAACTATAAAACATATTGGCTGGTACTGAATATTACCATCCCATGAGATCGTCCTTGAGGTCATCAGCCGCGAGCTGGGCATAGCCCTTGCGAGTGGTGTCGACCGACTCATGCCCTAGGTGGGCGGCCACCCGCCCAAAATCCTTGATCTGCCTAAGCAGGCGCGTCCCCGCATACTTGCGCCCTGGATGGAAGCCCCGGAAGTCCACGCCCGCCAGCGCGAAGGCCTTGCCAATGTGATACCGGGCGGTCATGACGTGGCCGTAGCGGAACAGATGGTCGCTGGGCGTCGTGCGTTTCCCGTCCATATGTTCGGGGCCACCAGGGCCGTAGAGTCCCCGGTAGTGCCGGGCCGCGCGGGCGAGGCTGGTGCTCATGGCGACCACTCGGCCCTTCCGGCCCTTGCCGCTGCGGACGTGCAGGCGCTTGGCTGTCTCGTCGAGGTCATTCCATTCCAGTGCCAGAGCCTCACTGATGCGCAGGCCAGCGTGGGCCGTCAGGAAGAGCAGGAACTTGGCATGCACGTCGGCGTGCTCTAGGACGTCGGCCAGCTCGTCCTCGGTATAGGGCGGGCGCTTGACGATCCCCGGCGTGCGGTCTTTGGGCACCTTCGTGTCGCGGAAGGGGTCGGCGTCGGTGGCGCCCGCCCAGCGCAGGGCACGGTACAGGCAGCCGGCGGCCGCGACCTTGAGCTGAACCCCGGCAGGTTTGCGTCCGGCGGCGAGCAGGTGGTTGATATAGCCCTGCGCGTCGTGGCGGCCCGGCCGCAGCAGGCTGAGGGCCTGGGCCGCGGCGTACTCGGCGAACTGCCGGGTGCCCAGGGCGTAGGCCTCGACGGTGCGGGGGCTGGTCAGGACCCCGCTGCCGCCCTGATGCGCGAGGTAAGCGGTGGTGAGCGAGACGAGCGCCGCCACGTCCTTGTCGGCGGCGGCCCGCACGGCGCGGCGACGCAGTTCCTCGTCGTGCAGGTTCGTCCACTCGCGGGTTTGGGCGAGCAGATCACCCTGGTAAGGGGCGAGGGTCATTTTCGGGGTCGCCAGGACTGAAGGATAAAAAGCATGGTTTATCTTACCTAAGTTACCTTAGATAAGAGAATACGTTAGCACCCTAGCATATGCCAGAGGCGCGCCCCGCCTACCGTCCGATCCAGGTTCGCAACTCCCCGGCCGCCTCCGGCCCCAACGTCCAACTCACACGCACTGGAGGCTCGCCCGGTTGATCCGTATGCACCGTCAGCACCCCCCCTTCACTGCTGATGCCCGAGCGCCGAGAAGTTGCCGTCATCGAGGCATCCTCACCCCTCACCGCTGCCTTGACCACCCGGTCGAACTCCGCCGCATACGTCGGCGAGAGATCGAAGCCGAACACCCGCTCCCCACCAACCTTGCCTGTCACCCGGTACGTGAAGCCGTAGAGGGCAAATTCAAGCTCTGCGGCGGCCGGAATGACAGGAGTCAACGTCAAGAACTGGCTCATTGTCCTAGCGTAAAGCGAATGAGCATGCCGAACACTGCACTGATCTACTGGATCTCTGCCCCCTATCTCGATGGGGCTTCACGCTGGCAAGCGCGGAACGTCTGGATACCTGAGTTGGGAGCTGAGCAAGTGGATGTTATTGCTCAACATCTTCAAGAATTCGCGCGGCTTTCACTCGTGCGTCATGCTCGTCAAAGCCCTCGTGGTCCCACCCCTTCGTCAGCTCTACACCTGTGGCTGTGGGGGTGCTGCTGCAGACGTATTCATGACTATAGGTGGGGCGGGGGTACTGTCCTTCGGCCTTATCCATTGCATCCAAGACGCTCCCCGTAAAAGGGATCTCCGTGATGAACTTCTTGCCTTCGTAGACGATGATCCAGTTTTTGCTCAGGCGCGTCATCTCTTTACGCCCGTGCCCATGTCGGCATGTTTTCACTGAGAATCTCAAACGCCGCAAACATGGCCGCCCGAGCTCCCCCTGCCACCGCGAAGGCTACCTGATTCCCAGTGCTCACATCCCCCGCGGCGAACACCCCATCCACAGACGTCTTCTGATTATTCGGCGTCACGAAAATGCCCCCCGACTCGATCTTGCATCCCAGCGTTTCGGCGAGCGCCGCATTCAACTTCCGCTCCCCATGGGTGTACAACACCGCACGCTCCGCACTTGTACCGTCAGCAAAATGCAACCGGACCCCCTTGGGGATGCCCTCGACACGTTCGAGCGCACTGTCCACCAGTGTCACGCCCACACCCTGCAGCTGCTCCCGCTGTTCCGCCGTGAAGTCATGCGGGCCAGTCCCACAGACCAGCAGATCACGCGACAATTTCTGGTGGTACAGGATGGTCCAGAGGCCATCCGGACCCGTGAGGCCAGGTTGATAGAGCGCCAACGGCTGGTCCCTCACTTCCCAGCCGTAGCAATATGGGCAATGCTGCACGCCCCGGCCCCATTCTTCTCGAAGGCCAGGGATCGGGGGCAGGATGTCTTGAACACCCGTCGCCAGGATGAGCTTGCGGGCCTGGATGGTGCGGCCGTCCGTAAGGTGGGCGGTGAAGGCATTGTTCTCGCCCGTGATCTGAGTCACCTCGGCTTCGATAATGGGCAGTTCGTACTGCGCGAGCTGGGCGCGGGCGGTCTGCAGGAGCTCCGCAGGATTGGTGCCGTCCTGGGTCAGGAAGCCGTGGGTGTGCTGGGCGGCCGCGTTTCGGCTCGGACCAGCAGTGCACAGGACGCCACGGCGCATGCCACGTGCGGTATAGAGGGCCGCGCTGAGACCAGCGAAGCCGCCCCCGATGATCAAGATGTCGTAAGGCGCAGTCGGGTCGTGGGTCATGCGCTCAGCCTACTGGGCGAAGGAGTACGGCGTACACGCAAAAGAGGCACCATGACGTCATCAGGTGAAGGCTGGCGAGACGGTAAGTTTGGGACGGGGATTGACCGGGAGAATCTCCTCTTTGATAATCGGTAAAGACGGTAAACAGTATGCCTATGTTGCAACAACAGAAGGCCAGAAAAAGGTCTTGGCTGAGAGTTTAGGTTCGGCACAACAGTTAGGAATCAATTCACCCGTTAGAAATCCACGCGTATCAGGTAATCCAGCTCTCATTTCACGAGGTTATGCAGAAGTTAATTCGCGTCAGAAAAAATAATAAGTCAGCTACCTGAAACCTTATCGAGGTTAACGGTGAAAAAATCCGACTTCAGTCTCAAGGATTTAGCTGCTATTACCGGTCAGGAGGGTGTTGAATTCGCCATGTTTCGTAACGGTGATAGAACACTGATTATCAGAGATACCGAGAGACAAGTGCCTTTGACGGAAGCTCAACTTCGAAAACTTGCCGATGAGGGTTGGCGCTGGAGCGCGCATAGTCATCCTGATGGAACTATTTACTCCTCTGAGGGAGACGTTAAAGTGCTGGGACTATTTAAAAATAGTGCAATTATTACTCCCAATACTAAAAGAGGTCAATTCGATAAAAATGGAGATGTTCTAGGAGGGTGGTTGCCATGAATGCTAAAAAGGCTCGACTTAGTTATGAAGCTATTAAAGAAATAGCAAGAAAGGAGTTTATTAAAGCACTACCTGAATATGATTGTTCGGATTTTGCTGTAAAAATGCAGAACGGCGAGATTAGAGGTGGAATAGCAGTTGATACTGCTGATAGAACTGTGCAGTACGGAGTATATGAAGCTCGCGAAAGCGATGCAGATCCTTTGGTGGAATATGGAAGGATAGTAATTAATCCATATACTGGCGATTGCCTAAGTGTAGAAATACTTAGTATGACTAAATTGTAGATATCGCAGTTTATATTTGAGATAAACTTCAGATTTTAAGAATTTCCGTTGCAATCTAGTTAACCTGTTAGATTATTTCAAATTCACTGCGCACTTAATTGGAATTAACTATGGTTTCTAATGGACTGTTCCCCGCCAAGGCCTCCTGATCGCGCTCCTTGAGCTTGAGGCGGCTGAGCTTGCCCCGCAACACCTCCAGGGTGTACTCCCCCTCCCCGAAGAGCGAGGCATCCAGATCTTTCGGTAGCTCGATGACCACCGCGTGCCGCTCGGCGTCGTAGCGCAGTTCCACTTTGCCCCGGGCATGGCGCTCCTTGAGGGCTTCGAGCTTCTTCGGATTGCTGTTCAGGAACCCGCCCCGCCGCTTGCCACTGTCGCGCAGGGTCACGACCTGCCCAGCCTGGGGCAGCTCAACGTCGTACTTCGTATCCAGGTACCCCGCGAGGTTGTGCCGGGGAGCGACCTCCCCGTGGGTCAGCAGTACCTTCCCCGGGCTGTAGCGGGCAATCATGCCCAGCAGGCCGCCCCGGTCGGCATGGGCCGAGAGGTAGAAGCGCTCGACCCGAGCGTAGGCGGGCACTGGCTCGCGTCCCCCCCGACCGTCCGGGAGCAACACGTCCCCACCCTGCTGCAACTCCAGCAGCCGTCGCCCCGGCGACTCGGCGTCCTGATACCCCACGACAAACAGGGCATTGCCCGCCTCTGGAAGCCACGCCCGCGCGTACACCGGGCTAGCCCCGGCGTGCAGCATCCCACTGGACGCCACGACCACGGCAGGACCGTCCGAGGCCAAGATCCGTTCCCGGTCACGCCGGTCTCCAACAAGCGTGACAGTGCCCCCCAGGAAGACCGGCTGCCCACTCGACTGCCGCCGGTTCTGCAGGGCCTGTGGAAGGAGGGGGAGCAGGTCCTCGTAGGTCTGCGTCATCTGCCGGGTCAGCCCGTCGAGGTAGAGCGGCACGCTGGGGAGCAGGCCACTGGCCATGCCCGTCTGCAGGATCTGCGTGATCTCCTGGGCCCGCCCCAGGGCGAAGGAGGGGATCAGCACCTTGCCCCCCGCCCGCAGGGTCTCCCCGATGGCGGCGACGAAGGTGCGGACCTGCTCTTTCCTGGACGGTAGGAGCGTGTCACCGTAGGTACTCTCGGAGACCACCGCATCGACGGGCGTAACCTGCGCCGGCAGCCAGGCAGCGTTGACGACCGGCGTATCCACATTGCTCACATCCCCGGTGTGGAAGACGCTGCGGCCGCCGCTTTCGATCAGGACACTTGCGGCCCCGAGGAGGTGTCCACTCGGAAACAGGGTGAAGGCGAAGCCGTGGTCACTGACGCGCTGGAAATAGGGGATGGGATGCAGACGCTCGAGGGTGCGCTTGAGTTCCTCTGGGCTGAACATCGGGAAGCCTTGCTCGGTGCTGACCTTGAGGGTATCGGCGAGCACCAGGCCGGCGATGCGGGCCGTGGCCTCGGTGCAGTAGATCCGCAGGTCTGGGAAGCGCCGGATGACGACTGGAATCCCTGCGACGTGGTCAAGGTGGGCGTGCGTAAGGACCATCGCCGTAGGCGGGTGTTCTCCCAGGATCTCAAGCTTTGGGAGCGCCGCTTCACCGACCTGCCCCGGCCGCAGTCCGGCGTCGATGAGGAGGTTACCTTCCTTCAGGAGATAGAGATAGGAACTTGCCCCTACTTCGTCCGTTCCACCCAGGCCAATGAATTGCATGACCTTCACTGTAGGGATAGGCCCTCGCAGAAGGCGAGCGGCCGCATGGCGACGCATCGGCCAACCAGAAACGCGCTGACAATCCAGGTATGCCC is a genomic window containing:
- a CDS encoding tyrosine-type recombinase/integrase, with amino-acid sequence MTLAPYQGDLLAQTREWTNLHDEELRRRAVRAAADKDVAALVSLTTAYLAHQGGSGVLTSPRTVEAYALGTRQFAEYAAAQALSLLRPGRHDAQGYINHLLAAGRKPAGVQLKVAAAGCLYRALRWAGATDADPFRDTKVPKDRTPGIVKRPPYTEDELADVLEHADVHAKFLLFLTAHAGLRISEALALEWNDLDETAKRLHVRSGKGRKGRVVAMSTSLARAARHYRGLYGPGGPEHMDGKRTTPSDHLFRYGHVMTARYHIGKAFALAGVDFRGFHPGRKYAGTRLLRQIKDFGRVAAHLGHESVDTTRKGYAQLAADDLKDDLMGW
- a CDS encoding MBL fold metallo-hydrolase is translated as MQFIGLGGTDEVGASSYLYLLKEGNLLIDAGLRPGQVGEAALPKLEILGEHPPTAMVLTHAHLDHVAGIPVVIRRFPDLRIYCTEATARIAGLVLADTLKVSTEQGFPMFSPEELKRTLERLHPIPYFQRVSDHGFAFTLFPSGHLLGAASVLIESGGRSVFHTGDVSNVDTPVVNAAWLPAQVTPVDAVVSESTYGDTLLPSRKEQVRTFVAAIGETLRAGGKVLIPSFALGRAQEITQILQTGMASGLLPSVPLYLDGLTRQMTQTYEDLLPLLPQALQNRRQSSGQPVFLGGTVTLVGDRRDRERILASDGPAVVVASSGMLHAGASPVYARAWLPEAGNALFVVGYQDAESPGRRLLELQQGGDVLLPDGRGGREPVPAYARVERFYLSAHADRGGLLGMIARYSPGKVLLTHGEVAPRHNLAGYLDTKYDVELPQAGQVVTLRDSGKRRGGFLNSNPKKLEALKERHARGKVELRYDAERHAVVIELPKDLDASLFGEGEYTLEVLRGKLSRLKLKERDQEALAGNSPLETIVNSN
- a CDS encoding NAD(P)/FAD-dependent oxidoreductase, giving the protein MTHDPTAPYDILIIGGGFAGLSAALYTARGMRRGVLCTAGPSRNAAAQHTHGFLTQDGTNPAELLQTARAQLAQYELPIIEAEVTQITGENNAFTAHLTDGRTIQARKLILATGVQDILPPIPGLREEWGRGVQHCPYCYGWEVRDQPLALYQPGLTGPDGLWTILYHQKLSRDLLVCGTGPHDFTAEQREQLQGVGVTLVDSALERVEGIPKGVRLHFADGTSAERAVLYTHGERKLNAALAETLGCKIESGGIFVTPNNQKTSVDGVFAAGDVSTGNQVAFAVAGGARAAMFAAFEILSENMPTWARA